From the Oscillospiraceae bacterium genome, the window GGGCCGTGTTCGTCGTTTATCCCGTCTCATGGGTCTGGACCGGCATTCCGATGTGGCTGCTTTACTTGAAAGGAAAATGGAATAAAAAAGGACAAGTTTAAGAATAAATTTTCAAACTTACCGGCGTAGGAGGGTGGCATCTATGCGAAAAGTCGTTGTTCTGACCGGGCCGACCGCCTCCGGCAAGACAGCGCTTGCAATCGCGCTGTCAAAGCGTTTTGACGGCGAGATCGTCGGCGCGGATTCGATGCAGATCTATCGCGGGATGGACGTCGCCACCGCAAAGCCGACCCGAAAAGAGCGGGCGGAAATTCCGCACCATTTGATTGATATCGCGCAGCCGGGTGAGGATTTTTCGGTTTTTCGCTGGGCTGAAGAAGCGAAGATTGCAGTCAATGAAATTCACAAGCGCGATAAACTGCCGATTGTCGTCGGCGGAACGGGGCAGTATGTCTCGGCGCTATTGCACAATCTCACTTACGCGGGGCAAAAAGCCGACCCCGAACGGCGGGCGCTGCTTGAAAAAGAATACGGCGAAAAAGGCGGGGCGGCGATGCTCGAATGCTTACGCGAACTCGACCCGGAGGCCGCTTCCAAACTGCACGAAAACGACCGGAGCCGCATTCTGCGCGGGCTGGAACTCGCCGGGAGCGGCCTCTCGAAGAGCCGCCAAAACGAGCTCTCGCACGGCGAAAAAATTTACGACATCTGCGCGGTTCAGCTGAATTTTCTCTCGCGGGAGACGCTTTACGACAGGATTGACCGGCGGGTGGACGAGATGTTTGAATCGGGTTTGGAACAGGAAGCGCGATCAATTCGTCCGCTGCTCGGGCCGACCTCGGCGCAGGCCATCGGATATAAAGAGCTGTTTTCGTATTTCGACGGAGAGCAGACGATTGACGAGGCCAAGAACAAAATCAAACAGGCGACCCGCAATTATGCCAAGCGCCAATTGACCTGGATGCGGGCGGAAACCGGCTTAAACCGGATTTTTGCCGACTCGGGAGCCGATTTATTGACCGTTTCCACAAAAATCTTGCAATTGTGCGGCATCATGTGATAAAATGGAAACACCGATAAAAAGCGGTCGGCAAAATTCATAAATTCAACCGGAAAAGAGAGAGAACAGAGTATGAATAAAACGCTGAATTTGCAGGATGTGTTCCTGAATTGTGCCAGAAAAGAAAAAATCGGTGTGACGATCTTTTTGAAAAACGGCTTTCAGTTCAAAGGCATCGTGAAGGGTTTTGACGCTTTCACGATCATCCTTGAAGCCGACGGAAAACAAAACCTCGTCTACAAGCACGCCGTCTCGACCATCGTTCCGGCGCGTCCGATTTCGCTGCTTGACAACGAAGAAGAAACCGAGTAATCCATAAACAACATGAAAAAACGTACCGTCGTCGCGGCCGCGGCAATTGCGATTGCGGCGGTTTTCGTGACGATGCTCTTGATAGTGCGGGCCGGTGACACGAAATACACCACCTATACCGCAAACCTGTACGACGCCGAGATGTCGGTGCCCGTGACGGGCGTTTTTGTGCGCAGCGAGGCCCGCCTTCAGCTCTCCGCGGGCGGTTCCGTCGTCTATCTGCTCTCCGACGGCGACAGAACCGCGAACAAGGAGGAGATCGCGCGCGTTTATTCCTCGGCGCAGAGCGTGGAGGCGGCGCGCAGAATCGCGCTGCTCTCCGACGAACTCGCGGACCTTGAGACCCTTTCCGCAAGCGCGCAAAGCGGGGCGGTCCTGACGCCCGGCACGGTGCTTTCCCGCACCAAAGAAGTGCTCGACGGCATCGACGCCGCCGTCAAAAACGGAGGAGCCCGCGGGATCTATGAACAACGGCGGACGCTGACACAGCTGTTGAATCAATACGGAAGCTATTTCGAAGAGAAGGACTACAGCGCCCGAATCGCCGAACTCACACAGGAGATCAATTCGCTCAAAAACGAGATGGGAAATTATACTTCGCAATATTCACCCGATTCGGGGTATTTCTTTTATTACAGCGACGGGCTGGAGGGACTTTCGCCGGCTCAGCTTTCCGAGCTCTCCTGCGATAAGGTCGACGCGCTGATCGCGCAGACCGAAAACGCGAAAAACGCCGCGCAGCCGAAACTCGTGACCGATTACACCTGGTATTTCGTCTTCAATATGCCGACCCCGAAGGCCATTCAGATGTCGGGCTCAAAACTCCAGATCCGGTTTCCCGCGGTCTCGGACGAGCCCGTCGAAACCGTCATCGAGACCATGCAGAAGGACGGGAGCACGGACGGAAACACCGCGGTCAGGGTCTCGTCGCGCAACGCGATCGCGCAGCTGGGCGAATGCAGAACCGAGCAGGCCGAGATCCTCATCCGTTCGGAAAAAGGGCTTCGGATTCCGGTCAGCGCCATCCGCACCGTGACAAATGAGGACGGGACCGAACAGGCCGGCGTCTATGCCGTCGTCGGGCCGGAGATGAGATTTCGCAAGATCAACGTCTTATCCTCGGACGGCGAATACGCGGTCTGCGAATACACCAACATCGGCGTCAGCGGATGGCTTCAGATTTACGACGAGGTTATCGTGAAGGGCAAAGACCTCGCCGACGGAAAGAAGCTGTGAGGTTAAAATCGATGCGTTAAAACGACGCCGGAAAAAAATACCGTGAAAGGACAGCCCGGGGGATGGAATATCACAGGATCGAAAGAGCTCAGTTTCTTGAAAATTACGCCGCGGTGCGTGAAAATATCGAAAAGGCGGCCATCGCGGCGGGGCGAAAACCTTCGGAGATCGAGCTCTGCGCGGTCACCAAGACCTTCGGGTGGGAGGCATATGATCTCGCGCGGGGGGCGGGTCTGAAAAGCATCGGGGAAAACCGCGTGCAGGAGGCCGAAGTCAAATACAGCGCGGGCCATCAGGGCGTCGATCTGCGGTTGATCGGCCATCTTCAGACCAACAAAGCCGCGAAAGCCGTTGAGCTGTTTGACACGGTCGATTCGGTCGATTCGCTTCGGCTGGCGGCGCTGCTCAACGACCTCGCCAAGAAAAAGAGCCGGATCCTGCCGGTTTTGGTTGAGATCAACGTCGGAAGCGACCCCGCCAAGAGCGGGATTTCGGCGGAGAACGCGCAGGCATTTTGCGAAACGCTGCTGACGATGACCTCGCTGCGCCCGGACGGGTTTATGACCGTGTTGCCGCTTGGCTGCGACGAGGCAAAAAAGATGGAATATTTCACAAAAATTTCCGAGATATCCCTTGACATTTCAAAAAAGTTATTTCATAATAGAACCATGTTACTGTCCATGGGAATGTCGGGCGATTATATCGAGGCAATCAAATGCGGCTCCGGAATGATCCGCATCGGCACCGCCCTTTTCGGACAGAGACAGAGATAGAAAACAGATAAAAATCAGGGGTTGACCGAAAGGTCGAAAAAAGAGAGCGGAGGAATTGAATATGAACGTTATCGGTAAGCTGAAGGCCGTCTTCGGCGTAGAGGACTATGACGAGGCCGAACAGGAAGAAGAGGCGGTCGAGGAATTCGAACAGCCCGTTATGCAGAAACTCGAACGGCATGAGCGCGTACAGGCAGAGGACAGAAAAGTCGTGAACATCAACGCCACTTCCCAACTGAAGGTCGTTTTGATCCGTCCGGAGTCCTACAGCCGTGACGCAAACCCGATTGCGGACCATCTCAAAAACAAACGCGCGGTCGTCATCAATTTCGAGCGCACCGTCGGCGGAGAAGCCAGACGGCTGCTGGACTTTTTGTCCGGCGTCGCCTATGCCCAGGACGG encodes:
- the miaA gene encoding tRNA (adenosine(37)-N6)-dimethylallyltransferase MiaA gives rise to the protein MRKVVVLTGPTASGKTALAIALSKRFDGEIVGADSMQIYRGMDVATAKPTRKERAEIPHHLIDIAQPGEDFSVFRWAEEAKIAVNEIHKRDKLPIVVGGTGQYVSALLHNLTYAGQKADPERRALLEKEYGEKGGAAMLECLRELDPEAASKLHENDRSRILRGLELAGSGLSKSRQNELSHGEKIYDICAVQLNFLSRETLYDRIDRRVDEMFESGLEQEARSIRPLLGPTSAQAIGYKELFSYFDGEQTIDEAKNKIKQATRNYAKRQLTWMRAETGLNRIFADSGADLLTVSTKILQLCGIM
- the hfq gene encoding RNA chaperone Hfq — encoded protein: MNKTLNLQDVFLNCARKEKIGVTIFLKNGFQFKGIVKGFDAFTIILEADGKQNLVYKHAVSTIVPARPISLLDNEEETE
- a CDS encoding HlyD family efflux transporter periplasmic adaptor subunit, which encodes MKKRTVVAAAAIAIAAVFVTMLLIVRAGDTKYTTYTANLYDAEMSVPVTGVFVRSEARLQLSAGGSVVYLLSDGDRTANKEEIARVYSSAQSVEAARRIALLSDELADLETLSASAQSGAVLTPGTVLSRTKEVLDGIDAAVKNGGARGIYEQRRTLTQLLNQYGSYFEEKDYSARIAELTQEINSLKNEMGNYTSQYSPDSGYFFYYSDGLEGLSPAQLSELSCDKVDALIAQTENAKNAAQPKLVTDYTWYFVFNMPTPKAIQMSGSKLQIRFPAVSDEPVETVIETMQKDGSTDGNTAVRVSSRNAIAQLGECRTEQAEILIRSEKGLRIPVSAIRTVTNEDGTEQAGVYAVVGPEMRFRKINVLSSDGEYAVCEYTNIGVSGWLQIYDEVIVKGKDLADGKKL
- a CDS encoding YggS family pyridoxal phosphate-dependent enzyme, whose translation is MEYHRIERAQFLENYAAVRENIEKAAIAAGRKPSEIELCAVTKTFGWEAYDLARGAGLKSIGENRVQEAEVKYSAGHQGVDLRLIGHLQTNKAAKAVELFDTVDSVDSLRLAALLNDLAKKKSRILPVLVEINVGSDPAKSGISAENAQAFCETLLTMTSLRPDGFMTVLPLGCDEAKKMEYFTKISEISLDISKKLFHNRTMLLSMGMSGDYIEAIKCGSGMIRIGTALFGQRQR
- the sepF gene encoding cell division protein SepF, which codes for MNVIGKLKAVFGVEDYDEAEQEEEAVEEFEQPVMQKLERHERVQAEDRKVVNINATSQLKVVLIRPESYSRDANPIADHLKNKRAVVINFERTVGGEARRLLDFLSGVAYAQDGSVQRIAEKAFLITPYNVEVESSDFLYEIDNNLA